Part of the Polyangiaceae bacterium genome, AAGAAGCGGCACGGCGAGCGCAGCGATCGAAGCCGCTGCTGTTCTGCGCCGTTGACGATCCGGCACCTTTCGCATGGCGGCCTCCGCTGCGCCAATCATACGACTCAGGTTAGCCCCCCCCCCCCCCGGGGGTTGTCAAGCCCTCCGCCGACCGAAATTGATGTCGATCAACTCAACTCGCGTGCGCTTCTTCTTCGGCGCGAGCTTGCGGTCGAACATGCGGGTTCGGCGCACGAGCAGGTCGAAAAGAACGTCACGATGGCTCCGCGGTGCGTGGTCCGGAAAGCGCGGAGCTTCCGGATCCGATCGGCGATCCAGGCCTTCGGCGGCGGGGTGAACACGTGCTCGCTGGCGGTCTGCATGCTGGCGATGTCGGCGGACAGGGTCTTCACCTGCTCCTCGGCCTGGGCCAGGGCGTCGGCCAGCGCCCCCGTCGCCCGGCCGCTCGCGACGAACTCGACGAAGTTGTGCACGCGCGTTTCGGCCCGATTCAGCTCGAGCCGCTTGAGCCGGAGCTCCTCGGGCACGTGCGCGAACTGCTCCTTCACCTTCGCCGCGGTGCGCTCGTAGACCAAGGCCAGTACTTCGGGCTTCAGCACGTCCTGGTTCAACGCGCCCAGGAACTTCTCCTCGAGGCGCTTGCGCGCGATGAGCACGCGGTTCTCACAGGAGCGCCGCGAGCCGTTCAGGCAGCCGTAGTAGCCGCTGCCCTTCCCACTCACCAGAGCGATGGCGCCGCCGCACGCGCCGCATTCAGCGCGCCGGAGAGCCGATGCGTTGGGTGTGACTCCACGTAGCTCTTGCGCTGGCCTTCGAAACCCCGCTTCCCGCGCTTCGTCGGGAATACTCCCTCGATCTCGCGCGCGGAGGTGAGACAAAGGGGGGGTAGTTCTCTGCCGAAGGCTGCCGCCGGCGCGAGCAACGCCGGAAGCCGGCCTGTTTCGGCTCTCGAAGTCCTCGACCCGCGCTGCTGCACCCACCATGGTCCCCGTCACAGAGGCTACCAGGCATACGTCCGCCCTGCACGCGACGGCGGCGGGAGCGCGCTACGACACGAACATCTCCATCTGCGCGCTGGAGTCGCCCCCGTGCCCGCCGAGCCTCTGACGCAGGGCGGGGCTGACGAAGAACGGCGGTCTCCTCGGGGGAGCGAGGCGTGGAGGCTCGGGGTCTTCACCGAGCCTCCGGAGGAAGCGGGTGACCGTCTCTGCCGCGGTGACCATGGCGCGGAGGACCATGGGAGCGCAAAGAGCTCGCGAGGCCGAAGGCCGAGCCCGGGACTACATCCTCAGTCTTGCCATGATCAGATCACGATCAGCCACTGAGAGACGTGTGCAAGAACCGGCCCGGGCCGGTGCCGGCTGTTTCAACCGCACGCCAGAGTGGCGAGGCGCGGGGGCAATCCGCGGAGCGAGATAAATCCCCCGGGACCGGCGCCGGCTGTTTGTCCGGTAGGAACAGTCGCGAGGCGCCGGGGCCTGGTCCGCGGAGCGAATTCCAATGCCCCCGCTCCCGATCAATCCCCGGGTGCCCCGGCTCCCCCACTCGCCCTCGCTCCCGCCCCCGCCCCCGCTCTCGCCCACTCCCGGCGCGCCCTAAACGAGCTTCACCAGCGTCCCGATGATGCGGTCCAGGCGCGCCCGAACCGCGGCATCGACCCCGGCGATGTAGCCGAACGCCTCGGCGACCTCGAGGCACGCCAGGGTCTCCCGCGCCGACCCGAGCGCGGTGTGGTACCTGACCTGCCTGAGCTTGCCTCGCGATCCCATGCCCTCGGACATGTTGAGCACGACGCTGGACGCCGCTCTCCTCATCTGCCGGCACAGGTCGCTGTCTCTCTTCTCGATGCGCTCGATGAACGGCCGGAGCTCGCGCATGGCCTCGACGGTGATGGGGTAGATTCGCAGCATCTCGTTCTTCTCTCTTTCTGCTCGTGAGAGCGCCTGCGCTCCGCCCGCCGCGCACAGACCGGGTCCAGGCTGCGAGCGAGCGCCAGCGAGCGAGCACCGCGCGCGTCAGCGCGCGGCCGCGGCCTGGACGCGGTCGAGCACGGCGGTAAAATCGAAGAGCGAGCGAGCAGACTCTCTTCGATGTGCACTGCCAGGACATCGCTGACACATTTCCTGCCCCTCGCCCTCGCCCTCGCCCTCGCCCTCGCTCTCGCCCTCGCCCTCGCCCTCGCCCTCGCTCTCGCCCTCGCCCTCGCCCTCGCCCCCGCTCTCGCTCTCGCTCTCGCCCTCGCCCTCGCCCTCGCGCGCGCCCGTTTCCGCGCGCGCATGCGCGTTACTCTCGCCGCCCCTCACCGCGCCTCGGTCACCCCTCGCCGCCCCTCGCCGCCCTGCGCGCCCGTTTCCTCGGTGCGCCCTTGTGCCGGCTACATGAAGTTTCGCGTGAAACCGCCGCGCGACCCGCTCTTGTCCTGGATCTCGGCCCGGGCGAGGTAGCGTAGGCCCCCATGCCGAGCGGCAGCCACCTCCTGGTCACCACCTCGACCTACGCCTACCTGGAGCCGCGCTTCCTGGCCGCGGGCCCGTTCGAGCGCGGTGAGGTCGAGCGCAAGTCGTTCCCCGACGGCGAGCAGTATCGGCGGCTCGCCTGTGACGTGTGGGGTCGGGACGTCGTGCTGCTCGGCGGCACGCCGAGCGATCTGGATTGGCTCGAGGTCTACGACCTGGGCTGCGCCATCTCCCGCGCCGGCGCGCGCTCGCTCTCGATCGTGATGCCCTACTTCGGCTACTCGACGATGGAGCGCGCGATACTGCCGGGCGAGGTCGTCACGGCCAAGACCCGCGCGCGCCTGATCTCGGCGATCCCGCCCTGCGAGGCCGGGACCCGCGTGTTCCTCTTCGACCTGCACACCGACGGCATCGAGTTCTACTTCGGCGACGCTCACGTCACGCACCACGTCTACGGCGCGCCCATCGTGACGCGTGCCATCGAGCAGGCGATGGCGGGTCGCGACTACGTGCTCGGCGCCACCGACGCGGGTCGCGCCAAGTGGGTGCAGAGCCTCGCGCACACCTTGGACGTGGAGCCAGCCTTCGTCTACAAGCGCCGGGACGCCGCCTCGGGCAACCTGGCGGTCACGGGGGTGAACGCCGACGTGCGCGGCCGCGAGGTCGTGATCTACGACGACATGATCCGCACCGGTGGCTCGCTCTTGCAGGCGGCGCGCGCGTACCAAGAAGCCGGCGCGACCCGCGTGCACGCCATCGCCAGCCACCTGGTGCTGCCCGGCGACTCGCTCCGCGCGCTCTCGGCTTCCGGCGTGCTCGACACGATCAGCGGAACGGACTCGCATCCGTCGAGCCAGAAGCTGCCCCAGCAGGCGGTGTTCTCCGTGGTGGAGCTCCTGGCGAG contains:
- a CDS encoding four helix bundle protein, whose protein sequence is MLRIYPITVEAMRELRPFIERIEKRDSDLCRQMRRAASSVVLNMSEGMGSRGKLRQVRYHTALGSARETLACLEVAEAFGYIAGVDAAVRARLDRIIGTLVKLV
- a CDS encoding ribose-phosphate pyrophosphokinase, with the translated sequence MPSGSHLLVTTSTYAYLEPRFLAAGPFERGEVERKSFPDGEQYRRLACDVWGRDVVLLGGTPSDLDWLEVYDLGCAISRAGARSLSIVMPYFGYSTMERAILPGEVVTAKTRARLISAIPPCEAGTRVFLFDLHTDGIEFYFGDAHVTHHVYGAPIVTRAIEQAMAGRDYVLGATDAGRAKWVQSLAHTLDVEPAFVYKRRDAASGNLAVTGVNADVRGREVVIYDDMIRTGGSLLQAARAYQEAGATRVHAIASHLVLPGDSLRALSASGVLDTISGTDSHPSSQKLPQQAVFSVVELLASALARC